A single genomic interval of Scylla paramamosain isolate STU-SP2022 chromosome 12, ASM3559412v1, whole genome shotgun sequence harbors:
- the LOC135105992 gene encoding probable glutamate receptor isoform X1, with protein MLLHLTFVITFFVCPHKAKQMVRMYHTQLTHKKASHIPSEPNQSLANAYFPNQWSFPRVPCRRGGAWRLRGSLWLSFRFKSAHFPSLATACCCLALAPHLCQGRVTVPRMSAWVGNSLTVCCVALLASLSIGEAPRPRGRGETLEAAGAAAAAVLARAWQPHCCVILLTDGTASTHAVVKGVQQLPAPWGTTVLETRPARGIPNGSVALLGGALRHALMVRRASWCVVVVVVSDNPSFLTKWAELAIESGLLAWPTRLVALTGLPTTRLHRIHLAYSHANAVLVVSDGNTPPRCGVWVHQPFSPSNARAARVASWSPLRGLSLASQQTLFPDKFHKLAWGPTLVVAAEEYPPHVLINEAGPGRDYILTGPMEKLLSILSAQLNFTYTIKRPPDGSWGVLLEDGSWTGMVGMVNRKEADMGLGPFAVTTIRATAVDYTRTILVDYGRILAGSGKPEVDPWGFLLPFTPGVWLAFLAAMAAALAATAVLASCTAPQLMAPPSWLNGRALMFTRVALQQDVSARGMRWWERLVLGAWMVLTLVLMRSYAGTLMSLLAVRQIPQPFQDLRRLLDEPDVTMVWEAGSMYVQFLMAVTSGIFREVREAEGLGRLVFVKTTDYNRVLDQMVRRGTHAFVGEYLSSRVLMANDFSASGQCDFYASRAKFLPFMFAMVGRRYSPLVPALSARIGAVTEAGLYDSWLDAAIPNDTSCVAAPTKVTVTSSLGLVNLWGMFTLLGSGAAVAGLTFVGEVLAYRL; from the exons ATGCTATTACATCTGACATTCGTAATAACGTTCTTTGTCTGTCCCCACAAAGCTAAGCAGATGGTAAGAATGTATcacacacaacttacacacAAAAAAGCGTCGCACATTCCTTCTGAACCCAACCAATCACTTGCCAATGCTTATTTTCCCAACCAATGGAGCTTTCCCCGTGTTCCCTGTAGGCGGGGAGGTGCGTGGCGCCTGCGTGGGTCTCTGTGGCTTTCATTTCGTTTTAAGTCCGCACACTTCCCCAGCCTCGCCACTGCCTGCTGCTGCCTCGCCCTCGCGCCTCACCTGTGCCAAGGCCGCGTGACAG TCCCCAGGATGTCAGCGTGGGTGGGGAACAGCCTCACTGTGTGCTGCGTGGCGCTGCTGGCGAGCCTGAGCATCGGGGAGGCGCCGCGGCCTCGGG GGCGTGGGGAGACGCTGGAGGCGGCaggagcggcggcggcggcagtgctGGCCAGGGCTTGGCAGCCACACTGCTGCGTCATCCTGCTGACTGACGGCACCGCCTCTACACACGCCGTGGTCAAG GGGGTGCAGCAGCTGCCGGCGCCTTGGGGAACGACTGTACTAGAGACTCGGCCTGCACGTGGGATTCCCAACGGAAGCGTGGCGCTGCTGGGTGGGGCGCTGCGCCACGCACTCATG GTGAGGCGCGCctcgtggtgtgtggtggtggtggtggtgagcgacAACCCTTCCTTCCTGACTAAGTGGGCAGAACTGGCCATCGAGAGTGGCCTCCTGGCGTGGCCCACACGACTGGTGGCCCTCACCGGCCTGCCGACAACACGTCTGCACCGCATACACTTGGCCTACTCCCACGCTAACGCCGTGCTTGTAGTGAGCGACGGCAACACTCCGCCACG GTGCGGTGTGTGGGTGCACCAGCCCTTCAGCCCATCCAACGCCCGGGCAGCGCGGGTCGCCTCTTGGTCACCTCTCCGTGGCCTCAGTCTTGCCTCCCAACAGACTCTCTTCCCTGACAAGTTCCACAA GCTGGCGTGGGGCCCGACATTGGTGGTGGCTGCCGAGGAGTACCCGCCACATGTGCTGATCAACGAGGCTGGGCCGGGACGAGACTACATCCTGACGGGACCCATGGAGAAACTACTCAGCATCCTTTCAGCTCAGCTCAACTTCAC GTACACGATAAAGCGGCCACCGGACGGGTCGTGGGGCGTGTTGCTGGAGGACGGCTCCTGGACCGGCATGGTGGGCATGGTGAACAGGAAG GAGGCGGACATGGGACTTGGCCCGTTCGCCGTCACCACTATTCGCGCCACGGCGGTGGACTACACCCGCACCATCCTGGTAGACTACGGGAGGATTCTGGCGGGCAGCGGCAAGCCGGAGGTGGATCCCTGGGGCTTCCTGCTACCCTTCACGCCCGGCGTGTGGCTGGCGTTCCTGGCGGCCATGGCAGCAGCGCTGGCGGCCACCGCGGTCCTGGCGTCCTGCACAGCGCCGCAGCTCATGGCGCCGCCCAGCTGGCTGAACGGCAGGGCGCTGATGTTCACGCGGGTGGCGTTGCAGCAGG ACGTGAGTGCGCGGGGCATGCGGTGGTGGGAGAGACTGGTGCTCGGGGCGTGGATGGTGCTGACGCTGGTGCTGATGCGCAGCTATGCCGGCACCCTCATGTCGCTGCTGGCAGTGCGGCAGATCCCTCAGCCCTTCCAGGACCTCAGGCGTCTGCTGGACGAGCCCGACGTCACCATGGTGTGGGAGGCGGGCTCCATGTACGTCCAGTTCCTCATG GCAGTCACGTCAGGCATCTTCCGGGAGGTGCGGGAGGCGGAGGGCTTGGGTCGCCTCGTGTTTGTCAAGACCACGGACTATAACCGCGTGCTGGACCAGATGGTGCGGCGCGGCACTCACGCCTTTGTAGGGGAATACTTGTCCAGCCGCGTACTCATGGCAAACGACTTTTCAGCGTCAG GTCAGTGTGACTTCTACGCCTCTCGGGCCAAATTCCTGCCCTTCATGTTTGCCATGGTGGGCCGCCGCTACAGCCCTCTCGTGCCGGCGCTCTCCGCCAG GATCGGGGCGGTGACAGAGGCTGGCCTGTACGACTCCTGGCTGGACGCTGCCATTCCCAATGACACCTCGTGTGTGGCCGCTCCCACCAAAGTCACCGTCACATCATCTCTGGGACTGGTCAACCTCTGG GGAATGTTCACCCTGTTGGGCAGCGGTGCAGCTGTCGCCGGGTTGACCTTTGTCGGAGAGGTCCTCGCTTATCGCCTGTAG
- the LOC135105992 gene encoding probable glutamate receptor isoform X2 translates to MTPLQLWICWLVPRMSAWVGNSLTVCCVALLASLSIGEAPRPRGRGETLEAAGAAAAAVLARAWQPHCCVILLTDGTASTHAVVKGVQQLPAPWGTTVLETRPARGIPNGSVALLGGALRHALMVRRASWCVVVVVVSDNPSFLTKWAELAIESGLLAWPTRLVALTGLPTTRLHRIHLAYSHANAVLVVSDGNTPPRCGVWVHQPFSPSNARAARVASWSPLRGLSLASQQTLFPDKFHKLAWGPTLVVAAEEYPPHVLINEAGPGRDYILTGPMEKLLSILSAQLNFTYTIKRPPDGSWGVLLEDGSWTGMVGMVNRKEADMGLGPFAVTTIRATAVDYTRTILVDYGRILAGSGKPEVDPWGFLLPFTPGVWLAFLAAMAAALAATAVLASCTAPQLMAPPSWLNGRALMFTRVALQQDVSARGMRWWERLVLGAWMVLTLVLMRSYAGTLMSLLAVRQIPQPFQDLRRLLDEPDVTMVWEAGSMYVQFLMAVTSGIFREVREAEGLGRLVFVKTTDYNRVLDQMVRRGTHAFVGEYLSSRVLMANDFSASGQCDFYASRAKFLPFMFAMVGRRYSPLVPALSARIGAVTEAGLYDSWLDAAIPNDTSCVAAPTKVTVTSSLGLVNLWGMFTLLGSGAAVAGLTFVGEVLAYRL, encoded by the exons ATGACACCTTTACAACTATGGATATGTTGGTTAGTCCCCAGGATGTCAGCGTGGGTGGGGAACAGCCTCACTGTGTGCTGCGTGGCGCTGCTGGCGAGCCTGAGCATCGGGGAGGCGCCGCGGCCTCGGG GGCGTGGGGAGACGCTGGAGGCGGCaggagcggcggcggcggcagtgctGGCCAGGGCTTGGCAGCCACACTGCTGCGTCATCCTGCTGACTGACGGCACCGCCTCTACACACGCCGTGGTCAAG GGGGTGCAGCAGCTGCCGGCGCCTTGGGGAACGACTGTACTAGAGACTCGGCCTGCACGTGGGATTCCCAACGGAAGCGTGGCGCTGCTGGGTGGGGCGCTGCGCCACGCACTCATG GTGAGGCGCGCctcgtggtgtgtggtggtggtggtggtgagcgacAACCCTTCCTTCCTGACTAAGTGGGCAGAACTGGCCATCGAGAGTGGCCTCCTGGCGTGGCCCACACGACTGGTGGCCCTCACCGGCCTGCCGACAACACGTCTGCACCGCATACACTTGGCCTACTCCCACGCTAACGCCGTGCTTGTAGTGAGCGACGGCAACACTCCGCCACG GTGCGGTGTGTGGGTGCACCAGCCCTTCAGCCCATCCAACGCCCGGGCAGCGCGGGTCGCCTCTTGGTCACCTCTCCGTGGCCTCAGTCTTGCCTCCCAACAGACTCTCTTCCCTGACAAGTTCCACAA GCTGGCGTGGGGCCCGACATTGGTGGTGGCTGCCGAGGAGTACCCGCCACATGTGCTGATCAACGAGGCTGGGCCGGGACGAGACTACATCCTGACGGGACCCATGGAGAAACTACTCAGCATCCTTTCAGCTCAGCTCAACTTCAC GTACACGATAAAGCGGCCACCGGACGGGTCGTGGGGCGTGTTGCTGGAGGACGGCTCCTGGACCGGCATGGTGGGCATGGTGAACAGGAAG GAGGCGGACATGGGACTTGGCCCGTTCGCCGTCACCACTATTCGCGCCACGGCGGTGGACTACACCCGCACCATCCTGGTAGACTACGGGAGGATTCTGGCGGGCAGCGGCAAGCCGGAGGTGGATCCCTGGGGCTTCCTGCTACCCTTCACGCCCGGCGTGTGGCTGGCGTTCCTGGCGGCCATGGCAGCAGCGCTGGCGGCCACCGCGGTCCTGGCGTCCTGCACAGCGCCGCAGCTCATGGCGCCGCCCAGCTGGCTGAACGGCAGGGCGCTGATGTTCACGCGGGTGGCGTTGCAGCAGG ACGTGAGTGCGCGGGGCATGCGGTGGTGGGAGAGACTGGTGCTCGGGGCGTGGATGGTGCTGACGCTGGTGCTGATGCGCAGCTATGCCGGCACCCTCATGTCGCTGCTGGCAGTGCGGCAGATCCCTCAGCCCTTCCAGGACCTCAGGCGTCTGCTGGACGAGCCCGACGTCACCATGGTGTGGGAGGCGGGCTCCATGTACGTCCAGTTCCTCATG GCAGTCACGTCAGGCATCTTCCGGGAGGTGCGGGAGGCGGAGGGCTTGGGTCGCCTCGTGTTTGTCAAGACCACGGACTATAACCGCGTGCTGGACCAGATGGTGCGGCGCGGCACTCACGCCTTTGTAGGGGAATACTTGTCCAGCCGCGTACTCATGGCAAACGACTTTTCAGCGTCAG GTCAGTGTGACTTCTACGCCTCTCGGGCCAAATTCCTGCCCTTCATGTTTGCCATGGTGGGCCGCCGCTACAGCCCTCTCGTGCCGGCGCTCTCCGCCAG GATCGGGGCGGTGACAGAGGCTGGCCTGTACGACTCCTGGCTGGACGCTGCCATTCCCAATGACACCTCGTGTGTGGCCGCTCCCACCAAAGTCACCGTCACATCATCTCTGGGACTGGTCAACCTCTGG GGAATGTTCACCCTGTTGGGCAGCGGTGCAGCTGTCGCCGGGTTGACCTTTGTCGGAGAGGTCCTCGCTTATCGCCTGTAG
- the LOC135105992 gene encoding probable glutamate receptor isoform X3, with the protein MSAWVGNSLTVCCVALLASLSIGEAPRPRGRGETLEAAGAAAAAVLARAWQPHCCVILLTDGTASTHAVVKGVQQLPAPWGTTVLETRPARGIPNGSVALLGGALRHALMVRRASWCVVVVVVSDNPSFLTKWAELAIESGLLAWPTRLVALTGLPTTRLHRIHLAYSHANAVLVVSDGNTPPRCGVWVHQPFSPSNARAARVASWSPLRGLSLASQQTLFPDKFHKLAWGPTLVVAAEEYPPHVLINEAGPGRDYILTGPMEKLLSILSAQLNFTYTIKRPPDGSWGVLLEDGSWTGMVGMVNRKEADMGLGPFAVTTIRATAVDYTRTILVDYGRILAGSGKPEVDPWGFLLPFTPGVWLAFLAAMAAALAATAVLASCTAPQLMAPPSWLNGRALMFTRVALQQDVSARGMRWWERLVLGAWMVLTLVLMRSYAGTLMSLLAVRQIPQPFQDLRRLLDEPDVTMVWEAGSMYVQFLMAVTSGIFREVREAEGLGRLVFVKTTDYNRVLDQMVRRGTHAFVGEYLSSRVLMANDFSASGQCDFYASRAKFLPFMFAMVGRRYSPLVPALSARIGAVTEAGLYDSWLDAAIPNDTSCVAAPTKVTVTSSLGLVNLWGMFTLLGSGAAVAGLTFVGEVLAYRL; encoded by the exons ATGTCAGCGTGGGTGGGGAACAGCCTCACTGTGTGCTGCGTGGCGCTGCTGGCGAGCCTGAGCATCGGGGAGGCGCCGCGGCCTCGGG GGCGTGGGGAGACGCTGGAGGCGGCaggagcggcggcggcggcagtgctGGCCAGGGCTTGGCAGCCACACTGCTGCGTCATCCTGCTGACTGACGGCACCGCCTCTACACACGCCGTGGTCAAG GGGGTGCAGCAGCTGCCGGCGCCTTGGGGAACGACTGTACTAGAGACTCGGCCTGCACGTGGGATTCCCAACGGAAGCGTGGCGCTGCTGGGTGGGGCGCTGCGCCACGCACTCATG GTGAGGCGCGCctcgtggtgtgtggtggtggtggtggtgagcgacAACCCTTCCTTCCTGACTAAGTGGGCAGAACTGGCCATCGAGAGTGGCCTCCTGGCGTGGCCCACACGACTGGTGGCCCTCACCGGCCTGCCGACAACACGTCTGCACCGCATACACTTGGCCTACTCCCACGCTAACGCCGTGCTTGTAGTGAGCGACGGCAACACTCCGCCACG GTGCGGTGTGTGGGTGCACCAGCCCTTCAGCCCATCCAACGCCCGGGCAGCGCGGGTCGCCTCTTGGTCACCTCTCCGTGGCCTCAGTCTTGCCTCCCAACAGACTCTCTTCCCTGACAAGTTCCACAA GCTGGCGTGGGGCCCGACATTGGTGGTGGCTGCCGAGGAGTACCCGCCACATGTGCTGATCAACGAGGCTGGGCCGGGACGAGACTACATCCTGACGGGACCCATGGAGAAACTACTCAGCATCCTTTCAGCTCAGCTCAACTTCAC GTACACGATAAAGCGGCCACCGGACGGGTCGTGGGGCGTGTTGCTGGAGGACGGCTCCTGGACCGGCATGGTGGGCATGGTGAACAGGAAG GAGGCGGACATGGGACTTGGCCCGTTCGCCGTCACCACTATTCGCGCCACGGCGGTGGACTACACCCGCACCATCCTGGTAGACTACGGGAGGATTCTGGCGGGCAGCGGCAAGCCGGAGGTGGATCCCTGGGGCTTCCTGCTACCCTTCACGCCCGGCGTGTGGCTGGCGTTCCTGGCGGCCATGGCAGCAGCGCTGGCGGCCACCGCGGTCCTGGCGTCCTGCACAGCGCCGCAGCTCATGGCGCCGCCCAGCTGGCTGAACGGCAGGGCGCTGATGTTCACGCGGGTGGCGTTGCAGCAGG ACGTGAGTGCGCGGGGCATGCGGTGGTGGGAGAGACTGGTGCTCGGGGCGTGGATGGTGCTGACGCTGGTGCTGATGCGCAGCTATGCCGGCACCCTCATGTCGCTGCTGGCAGTGCGGCAGATCCCTCAGCCCTTCCAGGACCTCAGGCGTCTGCTGGACGAGCCCGACGTCACCATGGTGTGGGAGGCGGGCTCCATGTACGTCCAGTTCCTCATG GCAGTCACGTCAGGCATCTTCCGGGAGGTGCGGGAGGCGGAGGGCTTGGGTCGCCTCGTGTTTGTCAAGACCACGGACTATAACCGCGTGCTGGACCAGATGGTGCGGCGCGGCACTCACGCCTTTGTAGGGGAATACTTGTCCAGCCGCGTACTCATGGCAAACGACTTTTCAGCGTCAG GTCAGTGTGACTTCTACGCCTCTCGGGCCAAATTCCTGCCCTTCATGTTTGCCATGGTGGGCCGCCGCTACAGCCCTCTCGTGCCGGCGCTCTCCGCCAG GATCGGGGCGGTGACAGAGGCTGGCCTGTACGACTCCTGGCTGGACGCTGCCATTCCCAATGACACCTCGTGTGTGGCCGCTCCCACCAAAGTCACCGTCACATCATCTCTGGGACTGGTCAACCTCTGG GGAATGTTCACCCTGTTGGGCAGCGGTGCAGCTGTCGCCGGGTTGACCTTTGTCGGAGAGGTCCTCGCTTATCGCCTGTAG
- the LOC135105998 gene encoding uncharacterized protein LOC135105998 — protein sequence MTPLQLWMCWLVPRMSAWVGNRLAVCCVALLSSLSVGEAPRPRGRGETLEAAGAAAAAVLARAWQPHCCVILLTDGTTSTHAVVKGLQQLAAPRGAAVLESGPVRSTLNKTLQYARSVRRLSWCVVVVVVSDDPSFFASWAELALESGLLAWSTRLVALTGLPTSALSGLYLTFSFANAVLVVSDGGSPPRWVVQRRR from the exons ATGACACCTTTACAACTGTGGATGTGTTGGTTAGTCCCCAGGATGTCAGCGTGGGTGGGGAACAGACTCGCCGTGTGTTGCGTTGCGCTGTTGTCGAGCCTGAGTGTCGGGGAGGCGCCGCGGCCGCGGG GGCGTGGGGAGACGCTGGAGGCGGCAggagcggcggcggcagcagtgtTGGCCAGGGCTTGGCAGCCACACTGCTGCGTCATCCTGCTGACGGACGGCACCACCTCCACACACGCCGTGGTCAAA GGGCTGCAGCAGCTGGCGGCCCCACGTGGAGCTGCAGTGCTTGAGTCAGGGCCTGTGAGGAGCACGCTCAACAAGACCCTGCAATACGCACGCAGC GTGAGACGGTTGtcatggtgtgtggtggtggtagtggtgagtgacgacccttccttctttgcctcctGGGCAGAGCTGGCTCTCGAGAGCGGCCTTCTGGCATGGTCCACACGACTCGTGGCTCTCACAGGCTTACCAACATCTGCTCTTAGTGGCCTGTACTTAACATTCTCTTTCGCCAATGCGGTCCTCGTTGTGAGCGACGGCGGCAGTCCTCCGAGGTGGGTGGTGCAGAGGCGGCGGTGA
- the LOC135105994 gene encoding probable glutamate receptor, producing MASQGGSAPFHFPTAPWPCLSMTRCAARRYTIKRPPDGSWGVLLEDGSWTGMVGMVNRKEADMGLGPFAVTTIRATAVDYTHTILVDYGRILAGSGKPEVDPWGFLLPFTPGVWLAFLAAMATALAATAVLAPCTALRLVAPPSWLNGRVLLYMRVALQQDASARGMRWWERLVLGAWMVLTLVLMRSYAGTLMSLLAVRQIPQPFQDLRRLLDDPDITMVWEAGSMYVQFLMAITSGIFREVREAEFSGRLVFIKSTEYNSMLDQLVRRGTHAFVGEDLSGRVLMANDFSTSGQCDFYSSRARFLPYMFAMIGRRHSPLVPALSARIRAVTEAGLYDHWLDAAIPNDTSCTNAPTKVTVTSSLTLENLWGMFFLLGSGVAGAALLFAGELLAVRL from the exons ATGGCATCACAAGGGGGGAGTGCACCTTTTCATTTCCCTACTGCACCTTGGCCCTGCCTCTCCATGACGCGATGTGCTGCCCGCAGGTACACGATAAAGCGGCCACCGGACGGGTCGTGGGGTGTGTTGCTGGAGGACGGCTCCTGGACCGGCATGGTGGGCATGGTGAACAGGAAG GAGGCGGACATGGGACTTGGCCCGTTTGCCGTCACCACTATTCGTGCCACGGCGGTGGATTACACCCACACCATTCTGGTAGACTATGGGAGGATTCTGGCAGGCAGCGGCAAGCCTGAGGTGGATCCCTGGGGCTTCCTGCTGCCCTTCACGCCTGGTGTATGGCTGGCGTTCCTGGCGGCCATGGCGACAGCGCTGGCAGCCACCGCTGTCCTGGCGCCTTGCACGGCGCTGCGACTCGTGGCTCCGCCCAGCTGGCTGAACGGCAGGGTGCTGTTGTACATGCGGGTGGCGCTGCAACAGG ATGCAAGTGCACGGGGCATGCGGTGGTGGGAGAGGCTGGTGCTCGGGGCATGGATGGTGCTGACGCTGGTGCTGATGCGCAGCTATGCCGGCACCCTCATGTCGCTGCTGGCGGTGCGGCAGATCCCTCAGCCCTTCCAGGACCTCAGGCGTCTGCTGGACGACCCTGACATCACCATGGTGTGGGAGGCGGGCTCCATGTACGTCCAGTTCCTCATG GCCATCACGTCAGGCATCTTCCGGGAGGTGCGGGAGGCGGAGTTTTCTGGTCGTCTCGTGTTCATTAAGAGCACAGAGTACAACAGCATGCTGGACCAGTTAGTGCGGCGTGGCACACACGCTTTCGTGGGAGAAGACTTGTCTGGCAGAGTCCTCATGGCCAACGACTTCTCAACTTCAG GTCAGTGTGACTTCTACTCCTCGAGGGCCAGGTTCCTGCCATACATGTTCGCTATGATTGGCCGCCGCCACAGCCCTCTTGTGCCTGCGCTCTCCGCAAG GATCAGGGCTGTGACTGAGGCTGGACTGTATGACCACTGGCTGGATGCTGCCATTCCCAACGACACCTCTTGCACCAACGCTCCCACTAAAGTTACTgtcacctcttccctcactttggAAAACCTTTGG GGGATGTTCTTCCTCCTTGGCAGCGGTGTAGCAGGTGCAGCACTGCTCTTTGCTGGGGAGTTGTTGGCTGTTCGTTTGTGA
- the LOC135105997 gene encoding valacyclovir hydrolase-like: MVRCLLSSTKCAENSYKLIIQRGIHQSQMASSHVTVNGLNLHYEVAGSGSKVALCLPGALGSIKSDFGPQLSSLAGEELTLVCWDPPGYGQSRPPARKFSNDFLRQDGRIAAQMMKTLGHDKYALLGWSDGGITALMMAAAFPQQVSELVVWGANAYVTEKDIAIYNKVRDVSQWSEKMRAPLEAIYGKEDFKKTWEGWVDALAKIYQEENGDLCKADLDKISCRTLIVHGNKDPLVPQEHPDYLHSKIKGSQLVCMEDGKHNIHLRYAKEFNKLVAEFLFNKNFLVKPDGKI, from the exons ATGGTGCGTTGTCTGCTGTCTTCCACCAAATGTGCCGAAAATTCGTATAAATTAATCATCCAGCGAGGGATACACCAGTCACAAAT GGCATCTTCCCATGTGACGGTGAATGGTCTGAACCTGCATTATGAAGTGGCAGGTTCAGGCAGCAAGGTGGCCCTCTGTCTTCCCGGAGCACTGG GTTCCATCAAGTCAGATTTTGGACCACAGCTAAGTTCCCTTGCTGGAGAGGAGCTGACCTTGGTGTGCTGGGACCCCCCAGGCTATGGACAAAGTCGCCCTCCAGCACGAAAGTTCTCCAATGACTTTCTGAGACAGGATGGCAGAATAGCAGCCCAGATGATGAag ACATTGGGCCATGACAAGTATGCTTTGCTGGGCTGGAGTGATGGTGGAATTACTGCCCTCATGATGGCTGCTGCATTCCCCCAGCAAGTATCTGAGTTGGTGGTGTGGGGTGCCAATGCGTATGTCACAGAGAAAGATATTGCCATATATAATA AGGTCCGCGATGTGAGCCAGTGGTCAGAGAAGATGAGGGCACCACTTGAGGCCATATACGGAAAGGAAGATTTCAAAAAGACATGGGAAGGCTGGGTTGATGCATTAGCCAAGATATATCAAGAAGAGAATGGAGACTTGTGTAAAGCTGACTTAGACAAGATTTCCTGCCGAACTCTAATTGTTCATGGCAACAAGGACCCTCTCGTGCCCCAGGAACATCCTGAttaccttcactcaaaaatcaAGGGATCACA GTTGGTTTGTATGGAAGATGGAAAGCATAATATTCATCTGAGATATGCTAAAGAATTCAACAAACTTGTAGCTGAATTTCTTTttaacaagaattttctagTGAAGCCTGATGGTAAGATTTAA